The following nucleotide sequence is from Paracrocinitomix mangrovi.
CACGGTCGGACAACCAGAGTACGGGTTTGGCCTGCGCACTTCACGTCGCAATAAATTGCTAGCTTTAGCCAAACGTTGTGCATCATTAACCAAGACTCAATTGACTCCAGAAGAAATAAGAACGAGATTTCAAGAATTCGTAGGTGATGAAGATTATATAAACTTCGTTCTATCTCTTTATGACAGGTTCCCTAGGCCAGAAAATCTTCATCTTTGGCAGGAAAAACTGCTTACGGACTTTTCAAATAAGTTCGGTACGGATCCAATAAACACAACTGATGTATACAAGATCTTTTCCCACTGTCCCATTCATGATTTTGAATTAAAACCGGACAAAGTTGTTATTGTAAACGGAAATGAAATAGCAGCTTCTATCCCGTATGAGAAGGAAAGAGAATTATTCCCACTGGCGAATGTAAATGCTCCCAGGGACTTGGATAGATTTGAATACCCAGAAAGTGTTGAAGTGGTCTACTGTGAAAGGTGCAGAGAGGTAAAAAACGCTGCACAACACAGTAGCTAAAGCATACGCCCGACCCTTTGGCCGGCACGCTTTCGCCCATTACGTGTCCACAGTCCGGGTGGCCACCACTCGGTCGGACAGCCAAAGTCCGGGGTTTTTCGCCTACGCACTCGCACGCAATAAATTGCTAGCTTTGCTCAAACGTTGTAAACCATTTACGTGAATACCCAAGACTTCAAAAAGCAAATAGGAAAATATCTTGGCGCAGAAATGCGTTCACTTGGATTTACCGGATCAGGTTTTGATTATCGAAAGGAATCTGGAGATTATATCCTTTTGGTTAGTCTGCATGGAGATCGTTTCGGTGGAGGCTTTTGGGGTGAATTTGGACTTCATTTTAAGGACTTAGACTCTGAATTTTACAAGGACCCTAAGAAAATAAATGTGTTTAATGTTTGGATTCGAGACAGGCTTAGAGGAAGAAAAAACTCACCAAAACGCTGGAACTACATGCAGACGGAGGAAGAAAACAAAACTCAAATTGACGATTTCATCCAGGCTTTAACAACACAAGTTATCCCATTATTTCAAAAACTAGAAAATGGAAAAGAATTTTTCTCGGACTTCCCCACGGGACTATTTGCATCTACAAAAGTTAAAATCGTTTCAGGTTTCAGTTGTGCTATGGCTCCATCCTATCGCATTGCATATTTAGGCGCTCTTTTCTATGAAAAAAGAGATCCTAAAAAAGCAAAGAAGTTTTTGAAATACGTAAAAAGCAGAATTTCACCTGAAGAGTTTCCTGAAATTCGAAACGACATCTCCAGATTAGAAAAAGTTCTATAAGTGATCTATTACTTCTAATCAAAACCCTATTGTGTAAAACGGTTCACAACATAATAGCTAAAGCTAAGCGTCCACCCTTGGCCGTCACACTTGCTCCCATTTGCTTGTCCAAAGTTTTGGTTTGGCCTAACTCGGTGGACAGCCAGAGTCCGGGGTTTTGGCCTGCGCACTTTCGCACGTAATTTGTATTTGCTGCGCAAACAACAAATTACTAGCTTTAGCCAAACGTTAGCTGTAATTAACCATTATGCCTGTTAAAAGTATTTCTGTAAAAAATATATATGAAGTTCTCAGCTATATTAGAAAAAGACCATCCTTTGTCGACAGCAACATAACTCATTTATGGTATTACTTAGAGGGATATCATTTCTCTTCTATCACTAAGAATACTGATTCATATGAAGTTTTTCCACAATTCTGGTATTTCCATGAATTCGTGAAGGAACACTATAATAGGAATGAATCAACAGCTGGTTGGAAAAACATAATTTTAAGGGAAAATGATGGTGATAATGAAAAGTCATTTTCTGTATTTTTCGAACTTCTAGAAGAATTTAAAAAGCTCTATGTTGAATCAATCAAAGTTGCTCAACTTTCTGAAGAAAATATCAAATTTCATCATTCAGATGAATGTGAGTTTAAAAGAGGAGATAACCTTCCAATCTGGAATGAACCAAAAGAAGTTTATCTGATCGAATATTCAAATTCATTTGGATGGTCTTTAATAATTAAACCGAGTGAGAACTTTCCGAATGAATGGTCAACAAGATATAGCTCAGAAGAAGAAGCTAAAGATAAAGTAAAAGGTTACTTTGGTGATTATTTGCAATGGGAAGCGTGCAG
It contains:
- a CDS encoding DUF4304 domain-containing protein, whose product is MNTQDFKKQIGKYLGAEMRSLGFTGSGFDYRKESGDYILLVSLHGDRFGGGFWGEFGLHFKDLDSEFYKDPKKINVFNVWIRDRLRGRKNSPKRWNYMQTEEENKTQIDDFIQALTTQVIPLFQKLENGKEFFSDFPTGLFASTKVKIVSGFSCAMAPSYRIAYLGALFYEKRDPKKAKKFLKYVKSRISPEEFPEIRNDISRLEKVL